A window of the Synechococcus sp. M16.1 genome harbors these coding sequences:
- the sixA gene encoding phosphohistidine phosphatase SixA has product MPGSNSADLVLLRHGIAEPRQAGQDHPDRPLTAAGRQRTQRVMAALVQRGLRVDRLLSSPYRRALQTAELALEAGLASELAVDERLQPGGDLNMLVTAFDQRLGLVGHEPDLGDLACGLLGCAPGSLVLKKAGVIQLRRSAGQWQLKALLRPALLIDDLGCS; this is encoded by the coding sequence ATGCCCGGCTCGAACTCGGCTGACCTGGTTCTGTTGCGGCATGGCATCGCCGAACCCCGCCAGGCGGGCCAGGACCATCCGGATCGCCCCCTGACCGCCGCTGGCCGTCAGCGAACCCAGCGGGTGATGGCGGCCCTCGTGCAACGGGGGCTGCGCGTGGATCGATTGCTGTCCAGCCCCTATCGCCGGGCTCTGCAAACGGCGGAACTGGCGTTGGAGGCGGGGCTCGCTTCTGAACTCGCGGTGGATGAACGGCTCCAGCCGGGAGGGGACCTCAACATGCTGGTGACCGCCTTTGATCAACGGCTTGGCTTGGTCGGTCATGAGCCGGATCTAGGAGATCTGGCCTGCGGTCTTCTGGGGTGTGCCCCGGGATCCCTGGTGCTGAAGAAAGCCGGCGTGATTCAGCTGCGTCGTTCCGCGGGCCAGTGGCAGTTGAAGGCCTTGCTTCGGCCAGCACTGTTGATTGACGATTTAGGTTGCTCTTAG
- a CDS encoding citrate synthase produces the protein MAQQQIGDLRHARTGIELRPGLDGVPATQSAICDIDGEQGLLTYRGYPMQDLAANSSFLETAYLLIWGELPSRDQLAEFEHAVQMHRRVSFRVRDMMKCFPASGHPMDALQSSAASLGLFYSRRAIDDPQYIYDAVVRLIAKIPTMVAAFQLIRKGQDPIQPRDDLAYSANFLYMLTEREPDPLAARIFDRCLMLHAEHSLNASTFSARVTASTLTDPYAVVASAVGTLAGPLHGGANEDVLAMLEQVGSPENAGAFLDEAIAAKRKIMGFGHREYKVKDPRAVILQALVEEMFASFGHDDLYDVARAIEAEAASRLGPKGIYPNVDFYSGLVYRKLGIPRDLFTPVFAIARVAGWLAHWREQLGANRIFRPSQIYSGSQPRSWMPIEERVSAPAA, from the coding sequence GTGGCCCAGCAGCAGATAGGCGACCTGCGCCATGCGCGGACCGGGATCGAACTGCGTCCAGGCCTGGATGGCGTGCCGGCCACCCAGTCGGCGATCTGCGACATCGATGGAGAGCAAGGGCTGCTCACCTACCGCGGCTATCCGATGCAGGATCTGGCGGCCAACAGCAGTTTTCTGGAAACGGCTTATCTGCTGATCTGGGGAGAGCTGCCCAGCCGCGACCAGCTTGCGGAGTTTGAGCACGCGGTGCAGATGCACCGGCGGGTCAGCTTCCGGGTGCGGGACATGATGAAGTGCTTCCCGGCCAGCGGCCATCCGATGGACGCGCTGCAGTCCAGTGCTGCTTCCCTGGGGCTGTTCTATTCGCGCCGGGCGATCGACGACCCGCAGTACATCTATGACGCGGTGGTGCGGCTGATCGCCAAGATCCCCACGATGGTGGCCGCTTTTCAGCTGATCCGCAAAGGCCAGGACCCAATCCAGCCCCGGGATGATCTGGCTTACTCCGCCAATTTCCTCTACATGCTCACCGAACGTGAGCCGGATCCCCTGGCGGCGCGGATCTTTGATCGCTGCCTGATGCTCCATGCCGAGCACAGCCTCAACGCCAGCACCTTCAGTGCCCGGGTCACCGCCAGCACCCTCACCGACCCCTACGCCGTGGTGGCTTCAGCCGTGGGCACCCTGGCGGGCCCACTCCATGGCGGCGCCAATGAAGATGTCCTCGCCATGCTCGAGCAGGTGGGCAGTCCCGAGAACGCTGGCGCTTTCCTGGATGAAGCCATCGCGGCCAAGCGCAAAATTATGGGCTTCGGCCACCGGGAATACAAGGTGAAGGATCCCCGTGCCGTGATCCTGCAGGCCCTGGTGGAGGAGATGTTCGCCAGCTTCGGCCATGACGACCTCTACGACGTGGCCCGGGCGATCGAAGCAGAAGCAGCGTCCCGTCTCGGCCCCAAAGGCATCTATCCCAACGTCGATTTCTATTCGGGCCTGGTGTACCGCAAGCTCGGCATCCCCAGGGATCTGTTCACGCCGGTTTTCGCCATTGCCAGGGTTGCCGGCTGGCTGGCCCATTGGCGGGAGCAGCTCGGGGCAAACCGGATTTTCCGGCCTTCGCAGATCTACTCCGGATCCCAGCCACGCTCCTGGATGCCCATTGAGGAGCGCGTCTCGGCTCCGGCCGCCTAA